A section of the Chryseobacterium scophthalmum genome encodes:
- a CDS encoding thioredoxin family protein produces MYTELTEDTLQNIVNENEKVVVQYGATWCGNCRIMKPKFKKLASENDAIPFLYVDAEKLPESRKLAKVDNLPTFAIFKNGELVNQVQSNQAESLINLFNEL; encoded by the coding sequence ATGTATACAGAATTAACAGAAGATACGTTACAAAATATCGTTAACGAAAACGAAAAAGTAGTGGTACAATACGGCGCAACATGGTGTGGAAACTGCAGAATCATGAAGCCTAAATTCAAAAAACTGGCATCAGAAAATGACGCAATTCCTTTTTTATATGTAGATGCTGAAAAATTACCGGAAAGCAGAAAATTAGCAAAAGTTGACAACTTACCTACTTTCGCAATTTTCAAGAACGGTGAATTGGTCAACCAAGTGCAGTCTAACCAAGCGGAAAGTTTAATTAATCTTTTTAATGAATTGTAA